The Phaseolus vulgaris cultivar G19833 unplaced genomic scaffold, P. vulgaris v2.0 scaffold_112, whole genome shotgun sequence genome window below encodes:
- the LOC137817538 gene encoding uncharacterized protein has translation MVEKARKEYLVQVQETIKMEILMGQTVGPLDCKVVELQAENSSLRERSQMVEELQAENASLRQQDSQRVEMLKSAKEATAAAERKLEEAVGKLSEAASSLAALTTQRDAAEASRRSLEAEKEDLMNVGADSLIDGFELALEQVRCVLPELDLSQFSIHHSVVDGKLRPPTP, from the coding sequence atggtggagaaggccaggaAGGAGTATTTGgtgcaggtccaagagaccatcaagatggagatcttgatggggcagactgttggtCCTCTGGACTGCAAGGTGGTAGAGCTACAGGCTGAGAATTCTTCCTTGCGCGAACGGAgtcagatggtggaggagttacaggctgagaacGCCTCCCTACGTCAACAGGATTCTCAGCGGGTGGAGATGCTCAAGTCCGCCAAAGAGGCAACTGCTGCTGCTGAAAggaagcttgaggaggcagtgggcaagctgtctgaagctgcctcctcccttgctgccctcACCACACAGAGGGATGCTGCAGAGGCTTCGAGGCGaagtctggaggcggagaaagaggacttgatgaacgtgggcgctgattccctcattgatggattcgagctggcgctcgagcaagtcCGCTGCGTCCTCCCAGAACTGGACCTTTCACAGTTCAGCATTCATCACtcggtggtagatggaaaacttAGGCCTCCTACTCCCTGA